From one Liolophura sinensis isolate JHLJ2023 chromosome 10, CUHK_Ljap_v2, whole genome shotgun sequence genomic stretch:
- the LOC135476277 gene encoding ribonuclease P/MRP protein subunit POP5-like has translation MRFKKRYLLCEIIYADRLQIAKKVTGKDVYYSVKQMVQKAHGDYGMGALQISLAVKYFNAQTNMVIFRADRAFYKLLMSALALTKELFGQEACFHTLHVSGTIRSCHKFLVKHHRQQLPLMLAQCTTEEEKDKLRQIIHGIDKRQASLMGPVLDPEGHSGQRS, from the exons ATGCGGTTCAAAAAAAG aTATCTGCTATGTGAGATCATATACGCTGATCGTCTGCAAATCGCCAAGAAGGTCACTGGAAAAGATGTGTATTACAGTGTGAAGCAGATGGTGCAGAAGGCCCATGGAGATTACGGGATGGGCGCCCTTCAGATATCACTAGCAG tgaaatattttaacgCACAGACAAACATGGTGATATTTCGGGCTGATCGAGCCTTCTACAAACTGCTGATGTCTGCTCTTGCTTTGACAAAGGAACTTTTTGGACAAGAAGCCTGTTTTCACACACTGCATGTGTCAG GCACCATACGGTCGTGTCACAAATTCCTGGTCAAACACCACAGACAACAGTTACCACTGATGCTTGCTCAGTGTACCACAGAAG AAGAAAAGGACAAGCTGAGACAGATCATCCATGGCATAGACAAGAGACAGGCGTCATTGATGGGTCCAGTTCTGGATCCTGAAGGTCACAGTGGACAGAGATCATGA
- the LOC135476487 gene encoding S-adenosyl-L-methionine-dependent tRNA 4-demethylwyosine synthase TYW1-like codes for MLEQLVTLLNMTVMDCLSLPLWTLLLGSIGLVWLLFQRRRPLNAKKLYKSPVQSSESENNLRSKNIDDKILYAGVKQMTIRVLYGTQTGTAEKLAKLLHRNITEKFANLDVAEVKNVKNFDPEDQLAEEASQGNIFVLIISTYIDGQPPDGAAWFCKWLKEASSDFRVQKTLLKGLKFAVFGLGNSLYEGNFNAAGRNVDEWLSSLSASRVTPLGVGDENVTKSQHGGIEADFVAWKQKLLSQISHLIQNGEKEESAIEKACCGGEHSDCQCEQQEKEEVMTSEDEDMEDADLTSQGEGLVDLEDLGGVLKSMKSNKSQAEKSEKPREMITPILRQSLEKQGYRLIGSHSGVKLCRWTKSMLRGRGGCYKHTFYGIESHRCMETTPSLACANKCVFCWRHHTNPVGTEWKWKMDEPEIVFQGALSNHVKMIKQFRGVPGVKPERFAEGLEPKHCALSLVGEPIMYPEINRFVDMLHDKGISTFLVTNAQFPESIRNLSPVTQLYVSVDASTKESLKKIDRPLFKDFWDRFIDSLKALSDKGQRTVYRLTLVKAFNTEELEGYAKLVTLGNPDFIEVKGVTYCGESKASTLTMKNVPWHEDVVTFVQQLAAMLPGYEIASEHEHSNCILLANTKFKVNGEWRTWIDYPKFHELLQEYKNSDGQRTFSAEDYTAPTPDWAVFGASEQGFDPAETRFYRNKQKGTSGS; via the exons ATGCTGGAGCAACTTGTGACTTTGCTGAACATgacagtcatggattgtctctCTCTGCCTCTGTGGACTCTCCTGCTAGGGAGCATTGGTCTTGTATGGCTGCTCTTTCAACGCAGGAGACCATTAAATGCGAAG aaactcTACAAGAGCCCAGTCCAGTCTTCTGAATCTGAAAATAATTTGAGGAGCAAAaacattgatgacaaaattctGTATGCAGGAGTCAAGCAAATGACGATCAGAGTGTTGTATGGAACTCAAACTGGAACTGCTGAG aaattagcAAAATTGTTGCACAGAAACATCACAGAAAAGTTTGCAAATCTGGATGTCGCAGAGGttaaaaatgtgaagaattttGACCCTGAAGATCAGCTGGCAGAAGAG GCAAGCCAGGGTAACATTTTTGTGCTGATTATCTCCACTTACATCGATGGCCAGCCACCAGATGGTGCTGCCTGGTTCTGTAAATGGCTGAAAGAAGCATCATCAGACTTCAGAGTTCAGAAAACTTTATTGAAGGGTTTGAAATTTGCTGTCTTTGGCTTGGGAAATTCTCTGTACGAAGGGAATTTTAATGCG GCTGGGAGAAACGTAGACGAGTGGCTGAGTTCACTGTCAGCATCTAGAGTTACCCCCCTTGGGGTAGGAGATGAAAACGTAACAAAAAGTCAGCATGGAG GTATAGAGGCTGACTTCGTTGCCTGGAAGCAAAAACTTTTATCACAAATATCTCACTTGATACAAAATGGTGAAAAAGAAGAATCTGCGATAGAGAAGGCGTGCTGTGGCGGAGAGCATTCAGACTGTCAGTGTGAACAACAG GAGAAAGAGGAGGTCATGACCTCTGAGGATGAGGACATGGAGGATGCAGATCTGACCTCACAGGGAgaaggactggttgaccttgAGGATCTTGGAGGAGTCCTCAAATCTATGAAATCCAACAAG tCACAAGCTGAGAAATCTGAAAAGCCAAGGGAGATGATAACGCCCATTCTGCGACAGTCGCTTGAGAAACAAGGTTATCGTCTGATTGGCTCTCACTCTGGAGTGAAGTTATGTCGCTGGACAAAG TCGATGTTACGTGGCCGAGGAGGCTGTTACAAACACACGTTTTACGGGATTGAGTCTCACCGCTGCATGGAGACCACGCCCAGTCTGGCCTGTGCTAACAAGTGTGTCTTCTGCTGGAG ACATCACACAAATCCCGTGGGAACAGAGTGGAAGTGGAAGATGGACGAACCAGAAATCGTGTTCCAAGGGGCGTTGAGCAACCATGTCAAGATGATCAAACAGTTCAGAG GTGTTCCTGGTGTGAAACCTGAACGTTTTGCAGAGGGTCTGGAGCCCAAACATTGCGCCCTCTCTCTGGTCGGCGAGCCCATCATGTACCCAGAGATAAACCGCTTTGTGGACATGCTTCATGACAAGGGCATCTCTACTTTCCTGGTCACCAATGCTCAGTTCCCAGAGTCTATCAG AAATCTCTCTCCAGTGACTCAGCTGTACGTCAGCGTTGACGCCAGCACCAAAGAGAGTCTCAAGAAGATTGACCGACCTCTATTCAAAGACTTCTGGGATAGGTTCATAGATAGTCTGAAGGCCCTTTCAGACAAAGGGCAGAGAACTGTGTACAGACTTACTCTGGTGAAGGCATTTAACACAGAGGAATTGGAGGGCTATGCCAAGCTTGTGACCTTGGGAAACCCAGACTTCATTGAGGTTAAG GGAGTGACATACTGTGGAGAGTCCAAGGCCTCTACTCTCACCATGAAGAACGTGCCCTGGCACGAGGATGTGGTTACCTTTGTCCAGCAGCTGGCAGCCATGTTACCTGGTTACGAGATCGCGTCTGAACATGAACACTCCAACTGTATACTGCTGGCGAATACAAAG TTTAAGGTCAATGGCGAATGGAGAACCTGGATTGACTACCCAAAGTTTCACGAACTTCTGCAAGAGTACAAAAATAGTGACGGTCAGAGGACGTTCTCTGCAGAGGACTACACGGCACCCACCCCCGACTGGGCAGTGTTTGGAGCATCCGAGCAGGGATTTGACCCTGCAGAGACCCGATTCTACAGGAACAAACAGAAAGGGACGAGCGGATCATAG
- the LOC135476278 gene encoding thioredoxin domain-containing protein 17-like, producing the protein MVQTVDVTGLSSYKEEVAKHKDKTVFALFTGSPDSSGKSWCPDCVRADGVIHSALSKAPNDAVFINCLVGERAVWKDPNNEFRKEPTLMLKGVPTLIKVGTKNRLVEAECAKEDLVTMLFTED; encoded by the exons ATGGTTCAGACTGTCGATGTCACTGGTTTGAGCAGTTATAAGGAGGAAGTGGCTAAGCATAAAGATAAGACAGTATTTGCGTTGTTTACCGGATCGCCGGATAGCTCCGGCAAGAGTTGGTGTCCGGATTGTGTTAGAG CTGATGGTGTAATCCACAGCGCTTTATCCAAAGCGCCAAACGATGCTGTGTTCATCAACTGCTTAGTGGGAGAGAGGGCAGT GTGGAAAGATCCCAACAATGAGTTCCGGAAAGAACCCACCTTGATGCTGAAAGGGGTTCCTACACTCATCAAAGTAGGCACG AAGAACCGTTTGGTGGAGGCGGAGTGTGCCAAAGAGGATCTGGTCACCATGTTGTTTACAGAGGACTGA